From a region of the Thiorhodovibrio winogradskyi genome:
- a CDS encoding RelA/SpoT family protein, whose product MVQSVSTLPDSTLEDRPAADVWLHSLAAHYEPKAHKRIAAACALMINCWGKMRLDTGESKARHRLATADILFNLRMDADTLCAALLNGCLTPQGPSEETLAERFGPGIARMVADLGRIGALTQVTRIIAEKDQHEHEENLRRLLLGIAEDVRVVLVVLAERLQLMRAAKPLEPARQMALAEDTERVYAPLANRLGVWQIKWELEDLALRYRHPKEYKRVANALRERRAERQDYIARVIERLNEEFARAGIAAQISGRPKHIYSIWRKMRRKRVEFEQIFDLRALRVIVADIPACYAALGVVHGLWRHIPHEFDDYIATPKGNLYRSLHTAVIGPEDKPLEVQIRTQEMHEHAELGVAAHWAYKEAAGHDADFQRRVVWMRNWLELQNDCDQSGELLARFKAECEPAHVYVLTPQAKVIELPKGATPLDFAYAIHSEIGHRCRGARVNGRIVPLSHQLASGESVEILTQKNASPSRDWLSPHQHYMVTSRARNRVRQWFKSQDFDRHLAEGRAALEKELARLSIDTKPMLDQMASRYNLQRGEDVLAAIGRGDLSVGQIARQVGQGTQVGEARAQTGDDTPASPAEHRQQISFKSRRARAGTAGDNNREPDIIVQGVGDLMTQIASCCKPVPRDPIVGFVTRGRGIRIHRQNCRNIAHLPPGDRERLVEARWAEQSSDSRFAVDVRLLAVDRRGLLRDVSAVLADAHADVAGVTTHSDRRADVASMRFTLRIGGIDELKRLLTRLGQVPDVFEVKRV is encoded by the coding sequence ATGGTTCAGTCCGTATCCACTCTTCCTGATTCGACGCTGGAGGATCGCCCGGCAGCGGATGTCTGGCTGCACTCGCTTGCCGCGCACTACGAGCCCAAGGCGCATAAACGCATCGCCGCCGCCTGCGCGCTAATGATCAACTGCTGGGGCAAGATGCGACTCGATACCGGCGAGAGCAAGGCTCGCCATCGCCTCGCCACCGCCGATATTCTGTTTAACCTACGCATGGATGCCGACACCCTGTGCGCGGCCTTGCTCAATGGCTGCCTGACACCTCAAGGGCCGAGCGAAGAGACCCTGGCCGAGCGCTTCGGCCCTGGCATCGCGCGCATGGTCGCCGACCTGGGACGTATCGGCGCCCTGACCCAGGTCACGCGCATCATCGCCGAGAAAGACCAGCACGAGCATGAGGAAAACCTGCGCCGCCTGCTGCTCGGCATCGCCGAGGACGTGCGCGTGGTGCTGGTGGTGCTGGCCGAGCGGCTGCAGCTGATGCGCGCCGCCAAGCCGCTTGAGCCCGCCCGTCAGATGGCCCTGGCCGAGGATACCGAGCGCGTCTACGCACCTCTGGCCAATCGGCTCGGCGTGTGGCAGATCAAATGGGAACTCGAGGATCTGGCGCTGCGCTATCGCCATCCCAAGGAATACAAACGCGTCGCCAACGCCCTGCGCGAGCGCCGTGCCGAGCGCCAGGACTATATCGCTCGCGTGATCGAACGGCTCAACGAGGAGTTCGCGCGCGCTGGCATCGCGGCTCAGATCAGCGGGCGGCCCAAGCACATCTATAGCATCTGGCGCAAAATGCGGCGCAAGCGGGTTGAGTTCGAACAGATCTTCGACCTGCGCGCGCTGCGCGTCATCGTTGCCGACATTCCCGCCTGCTATGCCGCGCTCGGGGTTGTTCACGGCCTCTGGCGGCACATCCCGCACGAGTTCGATGATTACATCGCCACGCCCAAGGGCAATCTTTATCGCTCTCTGCATACGGCAGTCATTGGTCCCGAGGACAAACCGCTAGAGGTGCAAATCCGCACCCAGGAGATGCACGAGCATGCGGAACTGGGCGTGGCCGCGCACTGGGCCTACAAGGAAGCCGCCGGCCATGACGCGGATTTCCAGCGCCGGGTGGTATGGATGCGCAACTGGCTCGAGCTACAGAACGACTGCGACCAAAGCGGCGAACTGCTGGCGCGTTTCAAGGCCGAGTGCGAGCCCGCGCATGTCTATGTGCTCACCCCCCAGGCCAAGGTCATTGAACTGCCCAAGGGTGCCACGCCGCTCGACTTTGCCTACGCCATCCATTCCGAGATTGGCCACCGCTGCCGAGGGGCGCGCGTCAATGGGCGTATCGTGCCCCTGAGCCATCAACTCGCCAGTGGCGAGTCGGTGGAGATACTGACCCAAAAGAACGCCAGCCCGAGCCGCGATTGGCTCAGCCCGCATCAGCATTACATGGTGACCTCGCGCGCGCGCAACCGGGTGCGCCAGTGGTTCAAGTCGCAGGACTTCGACCGCCATCTCGCCGAGGGACGCGCGGCGTTGGAGAAGGAACTCGCGCGCCTGAGTATCGATACCAAACCCATGCTCGATCAGATGGCGTCGCGCTACAACTTGCAGCGTGGCGAGGATGTGCTCGCCGCCATCGGCCGAGGCGACCTGAGCGTCGGCCAAATTGCGCGTCAAGTCGGCCAGGGCACTCAGGTCGGCGAAGCGCGTGCCCAGACGGGGGATGACACACCAGCCAGTCCGGCCGAGCATCGGCAACAGATCAGCTTCAAATCGCGGCGGGCCAGAGCGGGCACCGCCGGCGACAACAACCGCGAGCCGGATATTATCGTGCAAGGTGTCGGCGATTTGATGACTCAGATCGCCAGTTGCTGCAAGCCGGTCCCGCGCGATCCCATCGTCGGCTTTGTCACCCGCGGACGCGGCATCCGCATTCATCGCCAGAACTGCCGCAACATCGCCCACCTGCCGCCCGGTGATCGCGAACGCCTGGTCGAAGCCCGCTGGGCCGAGCAGTCATCCGACAGCCGCTTTGCGGTGGATGTGCGGCTGCTGGCCGTTGATCGTCGCGGACTGCTGCGCGACGTCTCCGCCGTCCTTGCCGACGCCCATGCCGATGTGGCAGGCGTAACCACCCACAGCGACAGGCGTGCAGATGTCGCCAGTATGCGCTTTACCTTGCGCATTGGTGGTATCGACGAACTCAAGCGCCTGCTCACCAGACTAGGTCAAGTGCCCGATGTGTTTGAGGTTAAGCGTGTTTAG
- a CDS encoding GGDEF domain-containing protein, translated as MFRRIARLSALVLTLLLGLPGLFALAPQTVAAEIAPLERTWDYRWGDSPVAPDGTPLWTQTSEEGAWIAIDFPSNPPGRGGRGNIWYRVTLPPLDWRDPALFIFSVDTIVEVYLDGQLLYHHGTFSAEGRGEFAGWPWHLIPLPRDAGGKKLYFRVFSDYKDIGLWGELLLGERIDLLQRILAQSVERLITSGFSLLIAILALIFAPLERDRRGFGAIALFSFASGSMLLSGAQAALLIVNRPLLWEFLGAGGYYLIPVAIALLLEQWLRPDRSWLLVMIRRLHLAYLFGALALAGLGWISLANTYPVFDLLFAITLPIMMLPALRLARAGTLEQQLILAAVALLALLLMLDMAVAHNLLPWTQVPLNWGVLAFSLAIVLISVRHFASTQRELALLNTSLETQVAARTAELERLAQAEATRARLLEMENRKAAELEALIARVQSCDRLAETEQVLSDSLPGLCTPLPGAFYRVGTAVDNSEPRATWGQPVPDLRESLAAPTPGPESARDSVNTDTLETSRVWPLRLRYEHPQLGRTDFGLLLVRSPADGTATESIHTIHLWWRILERAVEKINLALSLLALQEELRDLSYQDGLTGLKNRRFLDQVLAREIALAERQRSSLSLVICDVDHFKQFNDNHGHAAGDAALRQVATQLSQAFRNTDLVCRFGGEEFVVLMPGASLTSARERGETLRTMVAAEPIQFQDQILRPVTLSVGIASYPEPVTNPSTLMVRADQALYRAKQAGRDRVELAG; from the coding sequence GTGTTTAGACGGATCGCGCGGCTATCGGCCTTGGTGCTTACCCTCCTGCTTGGCCTGCCTGGTCTGTTCGCACTCGCCCCCCAGACCGTCGCCGCGGAGATCGCCCCGCTCGAGCGCACTTGGGACTATCGCTGGGGAGATTCGCCCGTCGCCCCGGACGGAACCCCGCTGTGGACCCAGACCAGCGAGGAAGGCGCATGGATTGCCATCGATTTTCCATCCAACCCACCCGGCCGCGGCGGGCGTGGGAATATCTGGTACCGGGTCACACTGCCGCCGCTCGACTGGCGCGATCCGGCGCTCTTTATTTTCAGCGTCGATACCATCGTCGAGGTCTATCTCGACGGCCAATTGCTCTATCACCATGGGACCTTCAGCGCCGAGGGCAGGGGTGAATTTGCCGGCTGGCCCTGGCATCTAATCCCGCTGCCGCGCGATGCCGGCGGTAAGAAGCTTTATTTTCGCGTGTTCTCCGACTACAAGGACATCGGCCTGTGGGGCGAACTGCTGCTCGGCGAGCGCATCGACCTGTTGCAACGCATCCTGGCGCAATCGGTCGAGCGACTTATCACCAGCGGCTTTTCGCTGCTAATCGCCATTCTGGCGCTGATATTCGCGCCACTCGAGCGTGACCGCCGAGGTTTTGGCGCCATTGCGCTCTTCTCCTTCGCATCCGGCAGCATGTTGCTCAGCGGCGCCCAGGCCGCGCTGCTAATTGTCAATCGCCCACTGCTGTGGGAATTCCTTGGTGCCGGTGGCTATTATCTGATTCCCGTCGCCATCGCGCTGCTGCTTGAACAATGGCTGCGCCCGGACAGGAGTTGGCTGCTGGTGATGATCCGCCGGCTGCATCTGGCGTATCTATTTGGTGCGCTCGCCCTCGCCGGACTCGGCTGGATCTCATTGGCCAACACCTACCCGGTCTTTGATCTGCTGTTCGCCATCACCCTGCCCATCATGATGCTGCCAGCCTTGCGTCTCGCCCGTGCCGGCACCCTGGAGCAGCAGCTCATCCTAGCCGCGGTGGCCCTGCTCGCGCTGCTGTTGATGCTTGACATGGCAGTGGCGCACAATCTGCTGCCCTGGACCCAGGTTCCGCTCAACTGGGGCGTGCTCGCTTTCTCCCTGGCCATTGTCCTGATCTCGGTGCGGCACTTTGCTAGCACCCAGCGCGAACTCGCGCTGCTGAATACCTCCTTGGAGACGCAGGTCGCCGCGCGCACCGCCGAGCTCGAACGCCTGGCCCAGGCCGAAGCCACCCGCGCGCGCCTGCTGGAAATGGAGAATCGCAAGGCCGCGGAACTCGAGGCGCTGATCGCGCGCGTGCAGAGCTGCGACAGGCTGGCCGAGACCGAGCAGGTGCTCAGCGATAGCCTGCCCGGGCTGTGCACACCACTGCCGGGGGCTTTTTACCGCGTTGGCACGGCCGTCGACAACAGCGAGCCGCGCGCAACCTGGGGGCAGCCGGTCCCGGATCTGCGTGAAAGTCTAGCCGCCCCGACCCCTGGTCCCGAGAGCGCGCGCGATTCGGTCAATACCGACACTCTCGAGACCAGCCGCGTCTGGCCGTTGCGTCTGCGTTATGAGCACCCGCAGCTCGGACGAACCGACTTTGGACTTCTGTTGGTGCGCTCGCCCGCGGACGGAACAGCAACCGAGTCGATCCATACAATCCACCTCTGGTGGCGGATACTGGAGCGAGCGGTGGAGAAGATTAACCTCGCTCTGTCGCTGCTGGCGCTGCAGGAAGAGTTACGGGATCTGTCCTACCAGGACGGCCTGACCGGGCTGAAAAACCGGCGTTTTCTTGACCAAGTCTTGGCGCGCGAAATCGCCCTGGCCGAGCGCCAGCGCTCATCCCTGTCACTGGTCATCTGCGATGTCGACCACTTCAAGCAGTTCAACGACAACCACGGTCATGCCGCCGGAGATGCCGCGCTCAGGCAGGTTGCCACCCAACTTAGCCAGGCGTTTCGCAATACCGATCTGGTCTGTCGCTTTGGCGGCGAGGAATTTGTCGTGCTGATGCCCGGCGCCAGCCTCACCTCGGCCCGCGAGCGCGGCGAGACTCTGCGCACAATGGTTGCTGCCGAGCCGATTCAGTTCCAGGATCAGATACTCAGGCCTGTCACCCTCTCGGTCGGCATCGCCAGTTATCCAGAGCCGGTGACTAATCCCAGTACTCTGATGGTGCGCGCCGACCAGGCGCTGTATCGCGCAAAACAGGCAGGCCGCGACCGGGTCGAGTTGGCGGGTTGA
- a CDS encoding Lrp/AsnC family transcriptional regulator, which translates to MSIDHYDKRILAELQGDGRISNQELADRIGLSPSPCLRRVRALEERGIIAGYRALLNARALGLDLIAFINIAMDRHTPERFANFDAAVAGWPEVLECSLITGRDADYQLKVLVRDMDAYQDLLLRKITRIEGVSGVHSSFVLRQVVERTALPLESIRLEAGT; encoded by the coding sequence ATGAGCATCGACCACTACGACAAGCGCATCCTCGCCGAGCTGCAAGGCGATGGGCGCATCAGCAATCAGGAGTTGGCTGATCGTATCGGGCTGTCGCCCTCGCCCTGCCTGCGGCGGGTGCGGGCGCTGGAGGAGCGTGGCATCATTGCCGGCTATCGCGCACTGCTGAATGCGCGCGCCCTGGGGTTGGATCTGATCGCCTTTATCAATATCGCCATGGATCGCCATACGCCTGAGCGTTTCGCCAATTTCGACGCCGCCGTGGCTGGTTGGCCGGAAGTGCTGGAGTGCTCGCTGATCACCGGGCGCGATGCCGACTATCAGCTGAAGGTGTTGGTGCGCGACATGGATGCCTATCAGGACTTGTTGTTGCGCAAGATCACCCGCATCGAAGGAGTCTCGGGGGTGCATTCGAGCTTCGTGCTGCGGCAGGTGGTCGAGCGCACCGCACTGCCATTGGAGAGTATTCGCCTGGAGGCTGGCACATGA
- a CDS encoding integron integrase, producing the protein MPAHQATTNDAMDRFWARFIELARMKGVKENAIRWHVRRAEAYLKAVSGKRLAQHSVDDVTGYLEHAGRLGGIKDWQFAQTVDAIQNLLETANAPVAGQVDWGFWRDSARSLEADHPTIARETEPSGTGNAAEQLVSGIAFKPKRNARSPLDAVRENHSALLERMIAEIRRRKYSIRTEQAYETWVCRFILFCDNRDPTELGAERVRAFLEDLAVRGNVSASTQSQALNALAFLYQQVLGRSMDEMGDFVRAKRPKRLPVVLERSEVARLLTGIEGTQHLMAALLYGTGMRLMECVRLRVRDIDFAYPQIVVRDGKGQKDRVVPLPGRLEQPLREQLEKVRALHEQDLAQGFGEVFLPDALARKWPHAAKEWIWQYVFPSARLSVDPRSGKMRRHHVHENGLQKAVKAAGTRAGIAKKVNCHCLRHSFATHVLESGYDIRTVQELLGHADVSTTMIYTHVLNRGGQGVRSPLDGLL; encoded by the coding sequence ATGCCTGCGCACCAAGCAACAACAAATGACGCCATGGATCGTTTCTGGGCACGCTTTATCGAGTTAGCGCGGATGAAAGGCGTCAAGGAGAACGCGATTCGCTGGCATGTGCGGCGCGCGGAAGCCTATCTTAAGGCAGTTTCCGGCAAGCGACTGGCGCAACACTCTGTCGATGATGTGACTGGCTACCTGGAGCATGCCGGGCGGCTAGGCGGAATTAAGGACTGGCAATTTGCTCAAACTGTAGATGCTATACAGAATTTGCTGGAGACCGCTAATGCACCGGTGGCCGGGCAGGTGGATTGGGGCTTCTGGCGCGATTCGGCGCGGTCTCTAGAGGCGGATCATCCGACGATCGCTCGTGAGACCGAACCCTCGGGTACCGGCAATGCGGCCGAGCAACTCGTGTCAGGCATCGCTTTCAAGCCGAAGCGCAATGCCCGCTCGCCATTGGACGCGGTGAGGGAGAATCATTCCGCGCTGCTCGAGCGGATGATTGCGGAGATTCGCCGGCGCAAGTATTCAATCCGCACCGAGCAGGCGTATGAAACCTGGGTGTGCCGTTTCATTCTGTTCTGCGACAACCGCGACCCGACGGAGCTGGGCGCGGAGCGCGTGCGTGCCTTCCTTGAGGATTTGGCGGTGCGGGGCAATGTGTCGGCTAGTACCCAGAGCCAGGCGCTGAATGCCTTGGCGTTTCTCTACCAGCAGGTGTTGGGTCGGTCCATGGACGAGATGGGCGATTTCGTTCGGGCGAAACGACCGAAGCGGCTGCCGGTGGTGCTGGAGCGCTCGGAGGTCGCGCGCTTGTTGACGGGCATCGAAGGCACTCAGCATTTGATGGCGGCTTTGCTCTATGGGACGGGCATGCGGCTGATGGAGTGCGTGCGCCTGCGGGTGCGGGATATCGATTTTGCCTACCCTCAGATTGTGGTGCGCGATGGCAAGGGACAGAAGGATCGGGTGGTGCCGCTGCCGGGGCGGTTGGAGCAACCACTGCGGGAGCAGCTGGAGAAAGTCCGCGCTTTGCACGAGCAGGATTTGGCCCAGGGCTTTGGGGAGGTGTTTTTGCCGGATGCGCTGGCGCGCAAGTGGCCGCATGCGGCAAAGGAATGGATTTGGCAGTATGTTTTCCCAAGCGCACGGCTGTCGGTGGACCCGCGCAGCGGGAAGATGCGCCGGCATCATGTGCATGAGAATGGCTTGCAGAAGGCGGTGAAAGCGGCGGGAACGCGGGCCGGGATTGCCAAGAAGGTGAACTGCCATTGCCTGCGCCATTCGTTCGCGACCCATGTGCTGGAGTCGGGCTATGACATTCGCACGGTGCAGGAATTGCTGGGCCACGCGGATGTGTCAACCACCATGATCTATACCCATGTGCTCAATCGCGGCGGGCAGGGGGTGCGCAGTCCGTTGGACGGATTGCTCTAA
- a CDS encoding tyrosine-type recombinase/integrase: MTALRQRMIAAMQMHGFSPRTHQSYLAAVRDLAKFTHRAPDTLMPDDVQCYFEHLVRERGLAPASVRLFYHGIRFFYLQVLNWPAVDLAVTLPKRPQRIPELLTREEVAAILRACADVRHHMMLSLCYGCGLRLNEVLAVRVGDIDGERRLLRIEQGKGAKDRMVPLSPTLLAQLRAYWRAYRPGAWLFAGRAGTRLAPTTLQKAFTQAKQRAGVHKVGGIHGLRHAYATHQLAAGLPVQRLQRLLGHQSIHTTLRYVHWLPSAREGEGMLDVIAQLEAAHG, from the coding sequence ATGACCGCATTACGCCAACGTATGATTGCCGCCATGCAGATGCATGGCTTCTCCCCGCGCACCCACCAGAGCTACCTCGCCGCGGTGCGCGATCTCGCCAAATTTACCCACCGCGCGCCTGACACCTTGATGCCGGATGATGTACAGTGCTACTTCGAGCACTTGGTGCGCGAGCGTGGGCTCGCCCCGGCGAGCGTGCGCCTGTTCTACCATGGCATCCGCTTTTTCTACCTCCAGGTGCTCAACTGGCCGGCGGTGGACCTGGCCGTCACCCTGCCCAAGCGCCCTCAACGCATACCCGAGCTGCTCACGCGCGAAGAGGTGGCGGCCATCCTGCGCGCTTGTGCGGATGTGCGCCATCACATGATGCTCAGCCTGTGCTATGGCTGCGGGCTGCGCCTGAACGAAGTGCTGGCGGTTCGCGTTGGCGATATCGATGGGGAGCGCCGACTGTTGCGCATTGAACAGGGCAAGGGCGCCAAGGACCGCATGGTCCCGCTCTCGCCGACCTTGTTGGCGCAACTGCGTGCCTACTGGCGCGCCTATCGCCCGGGCGCGTGGCTGTTTGCCGGACGCGCCGGGACGCGGCTCGCGCCCACCACGCTGCAGAAAGCCTTCACTCAGGCCAAGCAGCGCGCCGGTGTGCACAAGGTCGGCGGCATCCATGGGCTGCGCCACGCCTATGCCACCCATCAGCTGGCCGCCGGGCTGCCAGTGCAGCGCCTGCAACGCTTGCTCGGGCATCAGAGCATTCACACCACCCTGCGCTATGTGCATTGGCTGCCGAGCGCGCGTGAGGGTGAAGGCATGCTCGATGTCATTGCCCAGTTGGAGGCGGCGCATGGCTAA
- a CDS encoding IS91 family transposase, which yields MAKSASLQVLVNACLDGLVATQTLSPRQWQVCHHIRDCRTAVLGGFALHCDQCDADALCYHACRDRHCPRCQRQASEAWCARQRAALLPVTYHHLVFTLPSALNGWIEVHPKQLYDLLFETVWATLSAFGANPKRLDGQLGMTAVLHTWGQTLTRHVHLHCLVPGGAFSATGQWHPAKSTYLFPVRALSRHLRGGFVSRLRQAVAAGELSRLTDPREIDRMLDTLMGTEWVVFSKPCLARGDTVVDYLGRYSHRTALSDSRLLSFDGESVELSYKDYRDGDQRKVMTLSGEELLRRFLLHVLPKGFMRVRHFGFLANRCRAQRLPAIRAAIGAVQARPVAIMPTEPGTTGHPQPSKTFDGFPCQSCRGGRLRVRTALAPKRRDGG from the coding sequence ATGGCTAAGTCCGCCTCCCTGCAAGTGCTGGTCAACGCGTGTCTTGACGGCTTGGTCGCGACCCAGACCTTGAGCCCACGGCAGTGGCAGGTGTGTCACCACATCCGCGATTGCCGCACCGCGGTCCTCGGCGGATTCGCCTTGCACTGTGATCAGTGCGATGCCGATGCGCTGTGTTACCACGCCTGTCGCGACCGTCACTGCCCGCGCTGCCAGCGCCAGGCCTCCGAGGCATGGTGCGCGCGTCAGCGCGCGGCCTTGCTGCCGGTGACCTATCACCATCTGGTCTTCACGCTGCCGTCCGCCCTCAATGGCTGGATCGAGGTCCATCCCAAACAGCTCTATGATCTGCTGTTCGAGACGGTCTGGGCCACATTGTCCGCCTTCGGTGCCAACCCCAAGCGCCTGGATGGACAACTGGGAATGACCGCCGTGCTCCATACCTGGGGACAGACGCTCACCCGGCATGTGCATCTGCATTGTTTGGTGCCGGGCGGGGCATTCTCCGCCACCGGTCAGTGGCATCCCGCGAAAAGCACCTACTTGTTCCCGGTGCGGGCGCTCTCGCGTCACTTGCGTGGCGGCTTTGTCAGTCGTCTGCGCCAGGCCGTCGCGGCTGGCGAATTGAGCCGGTTAACCGATCCACGCGAGATCGATCGCATGCTCGATACCCTGATGGGCACCGAGTGGGTGGTCTTTTCCAAGCCCTGCCTGGCGCGCGGCGACACCGTCGTCGACTACCTCGGACGCTACAGCCACCGCACCGCGCTGAGCGACAGCCGCCTACTCAGCTTTGATGGCGAGTCCGTTGAACTCAGCTACAAGGACTACCGCGATGGCGACCAGCGCAAAGTCATGACCCTCTCCGGTGAGGAACTGTTGCGCCGCTTTCTGCTCCATGTGTTACCAAAAGGCTTCATGCGCGTGCGTCATTTCGGCTTCCTGGCCAATCGTTGTCGTGCTCAGCGCTTGCCGGCCATCCGCGCGGCGATCGGCGCGGTGCAAGCGCGTCCTGTTGCAATCATGCCAACTGAGCCGGGCACCACCGGGCATCCGCAACCTTCCAAGACCTTTGATGGTTTTCCCTGCCAGAGCTGTCGCGGCGGACGACTGCGGGTGCGCACCGCCTTGGCTCCCAAACGCCGTGATGGAGGATAG
- a CDS encoding BrnT family toxin produces MYFEWDWRKATENARKHGISFPEATEVFGDNFSSCVPDPDNSYGEERFLLFGKTKSGKGLAVSFTEKQDIIRIISARRMTAFERKAYEQ; encoded by the coding sequence ATGTATTTTGAATGGGACTGGCGGAAAGCCACGGAAAACGCTAGAAAACACGGAATATCATTTCCCGAAGCCACTGAAGTTTTTGGTGACAACTTTTCCTCATGCGTTCCCGATCCCGATAACTCATATGGCGAAGAACGTTTTCTCTTGTTCGGAAAAACAAAATCAGGAAAAGGTTTAGCTGTCTCGTTTACCGAAAAACAAGATATTATCCGTATTATTTCTGCTCGCCGAATGACAGCATTTGAACGTAAAGCTTATGAACAATGA